From Lepus europaeus isolate LE1 chromosome 3, mLepTim1.pri, whole genome shotgun sequence, a single genomic window includes:
- the LOC133756456 gene encoding olfactory receptor 12D1-like, with the protein MLNQTSVSEFLLLGVTDIQELQAFLFVVFLTIYFANVTGNGAILTVVISDPRLHSPMYFFLGNLSCLDICYSTVTLPKMLENFLSTHRTISFLGCMSQLHFFHFLGSTEAMLLAVMAFDRFVAICKPLHYTLIVSRQLCTQMAITIWTIGFFHALLHSIMTSRLDFCASNQIHHFFCDIKPLLKLACGNTELNQWLLNAVTGTIAMGPFFLTLLSYCYIIIYLFFKTHSCRMLHKTLSTCASHFMVVILFFVPVLFTYTRPASGNSLEQDWIIAIMYSVVTPVLNPLIYTLRNKEVKSALSRAIRKRF; encoded by the coding sequence CTCCTCCTGGGAGTAACAGACATCCAGGAATTGCAAGCTTTTCTGTTTGTGGTTTTCCTCACCATCTACTTTGCCAATGTGACAGGGAATGGCGCCATCCTTACAGTTGTCATCTCTGATCCAAGACTCCACTCACCTATGTATTTCTTCCTGGGAAACCTGTCATGTCTAGATATCTGCTACTCCACGGTGACTCTGCCAAAGATGCTGGAGAACTTCCTCTCCACACACAGAACCATTTCTTTCTTGGGATGCATGAGCCAGCTCCATTTCTTCCACTTCCTGGGTAGCACAGAGGCCATGTTGCTGGCCGTGATGGCCTTTGACCGCTTTGTGGCTATCTGCAAGCCTCTCCACTACACTCTCATCGTGAGTCGTCAGCTCTGCACACAGATGGCTATTACAATCTGGACCATTGGCTTTTTCCATGCCCTACTGCACTCCATTATGACCTCTCGTTTGGACTTCTGTGCTTCTAACCAGATCCACCACTTCTTCTGTGATATTAAGCCATTGCTGAAGCTGGCCTGTGGGAACACTGAGCTCAACCAGTGGCTGCTCAATGCTGTCACAGGGACCATTGCCATGGGTCCCTTCTTTCTGACACTTCTCTCTTATTGCTACATTATTATCTATCTGTTCTTCAAGACTCATTCTTGCAGGATGCTTCATAAAACTCTGTCCACTTGTGCCTCCCACTTCATGGTAGTTATTCTTTTCTTTGTGCCTGTTCTCTTCACCTACACGAGACCTGCCTCAGGGAACTCCCTGGAGCAGGACTGGATCATTGCCATCATGTATAGTGTGGTCACTCCAGTGCTAAATCCACTCATCTacactttgagaaacaaggaAGTGAAGAGTGCCTTGAGTAGGGCTATAAGAAAGAGGTTCTGA
- the LOC133756796 gene encoding olfactory receptor 12D2-like: MLNQTSVSEFLLLGVTDIQELQAFLFVVFLTIYFANVTGNGAILTVVISDPRLHSPMYFFLGNLSCLDICYSTVTLPKMLENFLSTHRTISFLGCMSQLHFFHFLGSTEAMLLAVMAFDRFVAICKPLHYTLIVSRQLCTQMAITIWTIGFFHALLHSIMTSRLDFCASNQIHHFFCDIKPLLKLACGNTELNQWLLNAVTGTIAMGPFFLTLLSYCYIIIYLFFKTHSCRMLHKTLSTCASHFMVVILFYAPVLFTYILPASRSSMDQDRIIAVMYSVITPVLNPLIYTLRNKEVKSALGRAMRRRILL; encoded by the coding sequence ATGCTGAATCAAACCTCAGTCAGTGAATTTCTCCTCCTGGGAGTAACAGACATCCAGGAATTGCAAGCTTTTCTGTTTGTGGTTTTCCTCACCATCTACTTTGCCAATGTGACTGGGAATGGCGCCATCCTTACAGTTGTCATCTCTGATCCAAGACTCCACTCACCTATGTATTTCTTCCTGGGAAACCTGTCATGTCTAGATATCTGCTACTCCACGGTGACTCTGCCAAAGATGCTGGAGAACTTCCTCTCCACACACAGAACCATTTCTTTCTTGGGATGCATGAGCCAGCTCCATTTCTTCCACTTCCTGGGTAGCACAGAGGCCATGTTGCTGGCCGTGATGGCCTTTGACCGCTTTGTGGCTATCTGCAAGCCTCTCCACTACACTCTCATCGTGAGTCGTCAGCTCTGCACACAGATGGCTATTACAATCTGGACCATTGGCTTTTTCCATGCCCTACTGCACTCCATTATGACCTCTCGTTTGGACTTCTGTGCTTCTAACCAGATCCACCACTTCTTCTGTGATATTAAGCCATTGCTGAAGCTGGCCTGTGGGAACACTGAGCTCAACCAGTGGCTGCTCAATGCTGTCACAGGGACCATTGCCATGGGCCCCTTCTTTCTGACACTTCTCTCTTATTGCTACATTATTATCTATCTGTTCTTCAAGACTCATTCTTGCAGGATGCTTCATAAAACTCTGTCCACTTGTGCCTCCCACTTCATGGTAGTTATTCTTTTCTATGCTCCTGTTCTCTTCACCTACATTCTCCCTGCCTCAAGGAGCTCCATGGATCAGGACCGGATCATTGCTGTCATGTACAGTGTGATCACTCCTGTCCTAAATCCACTCATCTacactttgagaaacaaggaAGTGAAGAGTGCCTTGGGTAGGGCAATGAGAAGGCGGATCTtactttaa